One part of the Ornithodoros turicata isolate Travis chromosome 2, ASM3712646v1, whole genome shotgun sequence genome encodes these proteins:
- the LOC135383193 gene encoding uncharacterized protein LOC135383193: MKDLPSYSSLLSITSFWPERRHDCSQQKITHFHLLSSEEQVSVICKVTTTVLSQRPVLQHPNEQLLYDPYGNFFHEQINNAKVTSRRSGCLKRRYLLGREMK; the protein is encoded by the exons ATGAAGGATTTGCCAAGTTACAGCAGCCTTCTATCCATCACAAGCTTTTGGCCTGAACGCAGACATG ATTGCTCTCAGCAGAAGATTACTCACTTCCATCTTCTCAGTTCAGAGGAACAAGTCAGCGTCATTTGCAAG GTAACCACAACAGTTCTTTCACAGCGACCTGTCCTGCAGCATCCCAATGAACAACTACTGTACGACCCGTATGGGAATTTTTTTCATGAGCAGATCAACAATGCCaag GTTACCTCACGAAGATCCGGGTGCCTCAAGCGTCGCTACCTTCTTGGGAGGGAAATGAAATAG